The following are encoded together in the Phyllopteryx taeniolatus isolate TA_2022b chromosome 21, UOR_Ptae_1.2, whole genome shotgun sequence genome:
- the rps5 gene encoding 40S ribosomal protein S5, whose protein sequence is MTDWETAPAVAETPEIKLFGKWSTDDVQINDISLQDYIAVKEKYAKYLPHSGGRYAAKRFRKAQCPIVERLTNSMMMHGRNNGKKLMTVRIVKHAFEIIHLLTGENPLQVLVNAIINSGPREDSTRIGRAGTVRRQAVDVSPLRRVNQAIWLLCTGAREAAFRNIKTIAECLADELINAAKGSSNSYAIKKKDELERVAKSNR, encoded by the exons A TGACTGATTGGGAGACTGCGCCAGCAGTTGCTGAGACCCCTGAGATCAAGCTGTTTGGCAAGTGGAGCACTGACGATGTCCAGATCAATGACATCTCCCTGCAG GACTACATTGCCGTGAAGGAGAAGTACGCCAAGTACCTGCCGCACTCTGGCGGACGTTATGCCGCCAAGCGTTTCCGCAAGGCCCAGTGCCCCATCGTGGAGCGTCTGACCAACTCCATGATGATGCACGGCCGCAACAACGGCAAGAAGCTGATGACCGTGCGCATCGTCAAGCACGCTTTCGAGATCATCCACCTGCTGACTGGAGAG AATCCCCTCCAAGTGTTAGTGAACGCCATCATCAACAGTGGACCCCGTGAGGACTCCACCCGTATTGGCCGTGCTGGTACCGTCAGGAGGCAGGCTGTAGATGTGTCCCCCCTGCGTAGAGTCAACCAG GCTATTTGGCTGCTGTGCACAGGCGCAAGAGAAGCTGCTTTCAGGAACATCAAGACCATTGCAGAGTGCCTGGCTGATGAGCTCATCAATGCCGCAAAG GGTTCATCTAACTCGTACGCCATCAAGAAGAAAGATGAGTTGGAGAGAGTTGCTAAGTCCAACCGTTAA